A single window of Pyrus communis chromosome 10, drPyrComm1.1, whole genome shotgun sequence DNA harbors:
- the LOC137746445 gene encoding RING-H2 finger protein ATL52 → MGSARNQNPWGPYDSYKDCSQGICSIYCSKWCYVIGPPPPSLDFTEADDQNHDSPTDLSPLIIAIIGIFASAFILVTYYTVISKYRRQRGSDGAQDMNMDSSNPNLVSESRQGSNNGLDESLIKSIMVHKYKKGDKLVEGTDCSVCLSEFEENESLRLLPKCSHAFHVPCIDTWLKSHSSCPLCRSNIAAPAIALVPHQQLALPPVEENPQEEVNVSASEYQHRSNENILVVQDNSEEAVSQLESRVSSCEIEQDHGIQQQLRRSVSIADVLHLHDSEDDDEDLENQMGSAQFSMEIGSSKGVDQEQNFKSSNSPRSSGVFSLVKGPLVMKRSTSTGRLVSQGMEGKRIL, encoded by the coding sequence ATGGGCTCTGCAAGAAACCAAAATCCATGGGGACCATATGACTCATACAAAGATTGTTCCCAAGGGATTTGCAGCATCTACTGCTCTAAATGGTGCTATGTCATTGGCCCCCCACCTCCTTCACTCGATTTCACCGAAGCCGATGACCAAAACCACGACTCTCCAACAGATCTTTCTCCTCTCATTATAGCAATCATTGGCATCTTTGCTAGTGCCTTCATTCTAGTCACTTACTACACCGTTATATCCAAATACCGCAGGCAAAGAGGAAGCGATGGAGCTCAAGACATGAACATGGACAGTTCGAATCCAAACCTAGTTAGTGAATCGAGGCAAGGCTCAAATAACGGTCTGGATGAGTCCCTGATCAAGTCCATCATGGTTCATAAGTACAAGAAAGGTGATAAGCTTGTGGAAGGCACAGACTGCTCGGTATGCTTAAGTGAGTTTGAAGAAAATGAGAGCCTGAGGCTGTTGCCGAAATGTAGCCATGCTTTCCATGTTCCTTGCATTGATACTTGGCTCAAATCTCACTCCAGTTGTCCACTGTGTCGTTCAAACATTGCTGCTCCTGCCATTGCTCTAGTTCCTCATCAGCAACTAGCGCTGCCTCCGGTCGAAGAAAATCCACAGGAGGAGGTGAATGTGTCCGCTTCGGAATACCAACATAGGAGTAATGAAAATATTTTGGTGGTACAAGATAATTCGGAAGAGGCTGTTAGTCAGTTGGAGAGTAGAGTGAGTAGTTGTGAGATTGAACAAGATCATGGGATCCAGCAGCAGTTGAGGAGATCAGTTTCCATTGCTGATGTGTTGCATTTGCATGATagtgaagatgatgatgaggacTTGGAAAATCAGATGGGAAGTGCCCAATTTTCCATGGAAATTGGATCATCAAAAGGAGTTGATCAAGAACAGAATTTCAAATCCAGTAACAGCCCTAGAAGTAGTGGAGTTTTCAGCTTGGTAAAGGGTCCTCTTGTGATGAAGAGATCAACTTCAACAGGGAGATTAGTTTCTCAAGGTATGGAAGGGAAAAGAATTCTGTAA